In one window of Tripterygium wilfordii isolate XIE 37 chromosome 1, ASM1340144v1, whole genome shotgun sequence DNA:
- the LOC120000506 gene encoding histone-lysine N-methyltransferase family member SUVH9-like translates to MSSVVPLQDLNLCPVSSTPSTSTAADAATDTALRVPKLEPVDPSFATYLPQQQLQLQEPTQDALFSDSTPELPLDLQNAPPPQIPDQDSLYSEFHRVSELFRAALNGDIEVVDPDSRAIVPVSSEENAIVVPRPAARKKAFTRSGELVRVTDMSMKDQLLFRDVVRRTRMVYDVIRIQAVVEEERRRGENLGRRARGDLRAASLMRERGLWLNRDKRIVGSIPGVQIGDMFFFRMELCVVGLHGQPQAGIDYVPISQSSNGEPIATSIIVSGGYEDDEDAGDAIVYTGHGGQDKLSRQCEHQKLEGGNLAMERSMHYGIEVRVIRGFRYEGCIGHKVYVYDGLYKILDCWFDVGKSGFGVYKYKLLRIEGQPELGSAILKFAQSLRTNLLATRPSGYVSLDISNKKENVAVLLFNDIDNDHDPLYYEYLVGTVFPPHAFNQTSNGTGCDCVSGCIESSDSCLCAMKNGGEFAYDQNGILLKGKPVIFECGPCCACPPSCRNRVTQKGLRSRLEVFRSRETGWGVRSLDLIQAGAFICEYTGVVLTREQAHIFTMNGDSLIYPNRFSERWAEWGDLSQIYSDYARPSYPSIPPLDFAMDVSRMRNVACYMSHSSSPNVMVQCVFYDHNNVMFPHLMLFAMENIPPLRELSLDYGVADEWTGKLAICN, encoded by the coding sequence ATGAGTTCTGTGGTTCCACTACAAGATCTCAACCTCTGCCCGGTTTCTTCCACTCCTTCCACCTCCACCGCCGCCGACGCCGCCACCGATACTGCACTCCGAGTCCCCAAGCTTGAACCTGTAGACCCTTCTTTCGCAACCTACCTACCACAACAACAATTACAACTACAAGAACCAACGCAAGATGCTCTCTTTTCCGATTCTACCCCTGAACTCCCCCTTGATTTGCAGAATGCCCCTCCCCCTCAAATTCCTGATCAAGACAGTCTCTACTCTGAATTCCACCGTGTCTCGGAGCTATTTCGTGCAGCTTTGAATGGCGACATCGAGGTTGTGGACCCCGATTCTCGCGCAATCGTACCTGTAAGTAGTGAGGAGAATGCAATCGTTGTTCCTCGCCCGGCGGCACGGAAGAAGGCGTTTACGAGGTCCGGTGAGCTTGTGCGGGTGACCGACATGAGTATGAAAGATCAGCTGCTATTTCGAGATGTGGTGCGCCGTACTCGGATGGTCTATGACGTCATTCGAATACAGGCCGTGGTAGAAGAGGAGAGGCGCCGGGGAGAGAACTTGGGGAGGCGAGCCCGTGGCGATCTCCGTGCCGCGTCGTTGATGCGTGAGAGAGGATTATGGCTCAATCGTGATAAGCGGATTGTGGGGTCCATTCCAGGGGTTCAAATTGGAGACATGTTCTTTTTTAGGATGGAATTGTGTGTTGTTGGATTACATGGGCAACCTCAAGCTGGTATTGACTATGTTCCTATCAGCCAAAGCTCCAATGGGGAGCCTATTGCCACCAGCATTATCGTTTCTGGTGGCTATGAGGACGATGAGGATGCTGGGGATGCTATTGTCTACACAGGGCACGGGGGACAGGACAAGCTTTCAAGGCAATGTGAGCACCAGAAGTTGGAAGGTGGAAATCTTGCAATGGAGAGAAGCATGCATTATGGGATTGAGGTGAGAGTGATTAGAGGTTTCAGGTATGAAGGTTGTATAGGTCATAAGGTCTATGTATATGATGGCTTATACAAGATTCTTGATTGTTGGTTTGACGTGGGAAAATCTGGTTTTGGGGTTTACAAGTATAAGCTTTTACGAATTGAGGGACAACCTGAACTGGGGAGCGCAATTTTGAAATTTGCTCAGAGTCTAAGGACTAATCTATTAGCCACTAGGCCTTCTGGTTATGTTAGTCTTGATATTTCAAATAAGAAGGAGAATGTGGCAGTTTTACTTTTCAATGACATTGATAATGACCATGATCCTTTGTACTACGAGTACCTTGTGGGGACTGTATTCCCACCACATGCTTTTAATCAGACAAGTAATGGTACTGGGTGTGATTGTGTTTCTGGTTGCATCGAATCTTCTGATAGCTGCCTTTGTGCTATGAagaatggtggtgaatttgccTATGATCAGAATGGGATTTTATTGAAAGGGAAGCCAGTGATATTTGAATGTGGGCCGTGTTGTGCATGTCCGCCAAGTTGCCGGAATCGTGTTACTCAAAAGGGGTTGAGAAGTCGATTGGAAGTGTTTCGGTCGAGGGAGACTGGATGGGGAGTAAGGTCACTTGACCTGATACAAGCTGGTGCTTTTATTTGTGAATACACAGGGGTTGTTCTCACAAGGGAGCAAGCCCACATTTTCACAATGAATGGTGATTCTTTGATTTATCCTAATCGTTTTTCTGAACGTTGGGCGGAATGGGGGGATTTATCCCAGATCTACTCTGATTATGCACGTCCATCATATCCGTCGATTCCGCCCTTAGATTTTGCCATGGATGTGTCCAGAATGAGGAATGTTGCTTGTTATATGAGCCATAGTTCAAGTCCAAACGTGATGGTACAGTGTGTTTTTTATGATCACAATAATGTAATGTTTCCTCACCTTATGCTTTTTGCGATGGAGAATATTCCTCCTTTGAGAGAGCTTAGCCTTGATTATGGGGTGGCTGATGAGTGGACCGGGAAGCTTGCTATTTGCAACTGA
- the LOC120014088 gene encoding uncharacterized protein LOC120014088, giving the protein MEIPQSWRGRLSFKSATIVLFILNVVTVFFLLQGSLSSYSARYRLSSDQPDSVQLRYVKESEEVRLAMQPWELIKRVREIEQETYAESETIQRKDTKQTTAIDLSKRLKDFRSLNDASSMKALEEWRKRKMERARQRDVGKNGTASSQA; this is encoded by the exons ATGGAGATACCGCAATCATGGAGGGGAAGATTGTCCTTCAAGAGTGCAACGATTGTGCTGTTCATATTGAACGTGGTCACTGTTTTTTTCTTGCTTCAGGGCTCTCTCTCCTCTTACTCTGCCCGATACAGGCTCTCCTCTGACCAACCCGATTCAG TTCAACTCCGCTATGTCAAGGAATCTGAAGAGGTGCGGCTTGCCATGCAACCTTGGGAACTGATAAAAAGA GTGAGGGAAATTGAGCAAGAAACATATGCTGAATCTGAAACAATACAACGAAAAGACACAAAGCAGACAACTGCCATTGATCTTTCTAAGAGGTTAAAGGATTTTCGTTCTCTAAATGATGCCTCCAGCATGAAAG CTCTTGAGGAATGGCGGAAAAGGAAGATGGAGCGAGCTAGACAGAGAGACGTGGGGAAAAATGGAACAGCCTCGTCTCAGGCTTAA